The genomic window CGGATGTAGGCGGGGCGACATTCGGAATCCCCGATACTATTGATGTCAATGGAAAGATCTTTAAATCCAACTTCCTCTAAAACGTCCAGCATGGTTCTAATGATGATGGCGTCGGCAATACTTTTAGGGGAGCCCAATATCTCAAAACCAAACTGCATGAATTGACGCGACCTGCCGCGTTGCGGTCTCTCGTGCCTGAAGAACGGTCCGCTATAGTAGAGCATGACCGGTTGCGGCAAGTTCTGCATACCTTGTTCAATGTATGCGCGCATGATGGGTGCGGTTCCTTCCGGACGCATGGCAAGCTTGTCGCCGCCCTTGGTTCGGAGAGTATATATTTCTTTTTCAACGATATCCGTAGATTCGCCGACACTGCGCACGAACAACTCTTCTTTTTCCAATATAGGGGTCTCAATGGGTCTGAATCCGTAATAGACGGCTATTTCCTGCGCTTTTTCAAAAAGCCCCTGATAGCGATAGTACTCATCTCCCGAGATGTCGCGCATCCCTTTGAGAGATTGCAGAGTACTCTTTTTTTCTTTTCCTGTTGTTGGCTTTTCGGACATAAATATTTTTTTAATACAGTGCCTTTTCGGGGAAAAGTCCGAGCCTGTTTAAAGGGAAGAGTCTTAGAAACGCCCTGCCGGTAATGAATTGCTCGTCCAGCGGTCCCCAGACGCGAGAGTCGGAACTTGCTTCTCTGTTGTCACCCATCACGAAGTATTCGGTGTCACCCAATGTGATGACCATACTATCAGCCTTAGGAAATTTTATATAGGGTTCGTTCAAGTTGAATCCTCCCGGAAATGATTTGTTGACGATGAACACGTTGCCGTCTTTTATTTCTACCGTTTCCCCCGGAAGACCGATAACGCGCTTGATGAAAAATTTTGAGGGGTCTTTGGGATATTTGAACACCACGACATCGCCGCGCTCCGGCTTTTCCAAACGATAAGAGATCTCGTCAACCACGAGA from Patescibacteria group bacterium includes these protein-coding regions:
- the lepB gene encoding signal peptidase I encodes the protein MHMIEERHNSSEKSGAPEEVALGQKYSPSSFFWEIIKFAVIAFIVVVPIRVFIASPFIVSGSSMDPSFATGNYLVVDEISYRLEKPERGDVVVFKYPKDPSKFFIKRVIGLPGETVEIKDGNVFIVNKSFPGGFNLNEPYIKFPKADSMVITLGDTEYFVMGDNREASSDSRVWGPLDEQFITGRAFLRLFPLNRLGLFPEKALY